The following is a genomic window from Malus sylvestris chromosome 7, drMalSylv7.2, whole genome shotgun sequence.
tatatactgGATTTTAATTTCCTGCTCCCCATTGAGTAGGAAATCCATGCTCACAGAGCGTGAGGATCAAAATCTGAAGACTAATAGTTGAAACTACGGTTTTATATTGAATGGCCTATGGAAGATGATGAGAACACATAATATAGCTGTCTGGTTCGCTTGTTGAGTTCCTAATGTGTGgttttaaatgaaataaaaataagagtTGAGGTGCTTAGCATTTATTATAGTACAGGGATATGATCCTTGCGTTCTGAACATTTTATCAACTTTGTTTCCTTTGCACGCATGCATATGTACATTTTAGATAGCCACACCCATTGAGTTGCATCTGTTCATATAGTATTAGATATCAGTGGCTCTTAGATTATAAATTTGCTTGTACTTTTTTGCCCTCATGTGATTTGTTTTGCTTCATCAAGTTTTCATTTCTCTCATTTATTTGGTGTAGGTCCAAGATTTAAAGGAAAGCGAGTCAGAATTAAATCTGATTTTGGAAATGTATAGACGTGAGTTGACTGATTCAAGGTAAAGTGCCTGTACTAGTTTTTGGTTATTTAGTTATTCACTACTTCCATTTTACATATTGTGCAAAGAATGACACTTGAACCATCTACTCAGACTTTTTGAAATGTGCTTTGTATTTTCTGAAATAAAATCGTTTCTGTTTTATTAACTAAATCAATGCAAATTTTGTGAAGGGTGCAGCTGGGTTTCCATAACTGATTCAAGTGAATTTTTGAGATCTCATGTTCTAGTTCACTTGCATATTGCTGGCTTTTGTTCAACAGTGTTATAACACAATTGTAATAAATGAGTTCCATAAAAATTAATGTGATTATACAATAACAGCTGATTTTCTTGTCATGTGTTGGTTTTGTTGTGCAAATGTAACATGTGTTTGATGTGTGGATTTTTTCTATTTGCAGGGATGTATTGGAAGCTAGAGATTCAGAATGCAAGGCATGGGCTCATGTTGAAAGTTTGAAGTCCTCTCTTGACGAACGCAACTTGGAATTACGGGTTAAGAGAGCAAATGAAGCTGAGGCTATTTCTCAACAAAGGCTAGCTGCTGCTGAAGCTGAGATTGCTGACTTGAGACAGAAATTTGAAGCTTCCAAAAGGTTACACTTTTTCTGACTAGTTTTTTAATTGTATGATAGGAAACAGATAGTATGAAATGAGTAGAGACACATTGAATCAGTGTTCTACCTAAAAGATGTATCAAATAATACAAATGCAGTGGAAAAAACATAACACCCTCTAATCAAGAGACAGTCTTAAACTGCAACACATGCAGGCCAAAGAACATCAAAGAAATCTAAGAAATTGTTCACATTCAACAAGCAAGGGCACTCTTTAGAGTCATTAGAAACCGAGACCcaaaacaattttttcattGTCCAAATTTATCCTTAAAATCCTGGTATTTCTTTCTAGACAAACCATCCGGAACATTACCATTACACCAGAGTACCATAAAACTCTTTACTTTTTTCCTCTCCATTAAAAGAACAATAGTTCTCTTCTTTATGAATAGCTGTGGACATGCATGATTAATTACCCAACTTCAAGCAATGGAGCAATGGGCTAATTACCCAACTTCAAACAAAAAATGGGTAGTGCTATCcatacacccatttttacttctcacacacccctctcaattttcggccgtcggattaAATGAATTGAGGAAGATCCATggccaaaaattaacaagggtgtatgggaggtaaaaatgggtgtgtgaatagcactatccaaaaaATTTGCTGAATGTCGTGTTTTGGTTCGAGAGAAATGCTAGGATTAGTAGGATGTTTAAAGGGTTTTTaagaaactaagaaaacataagcCTTGGGTCTTCTGGTTGGGTTTTAACAGGTTGCATGGGTGAAGCATTCCACTCTTTCCCTTCATTTTCTCAGATTTGGACTAACAAAATACGATTGAGCTCTCGTTCTTCCTCTTAGTTACTTTTTATTGAATccccctaatttatttatttattacttaTGGAATCTCAATGAGCTAAAAGCCTAAAATAAGGAGTTCGTATGTATATGGTTCACTTTGAACCGTCATACTTATTTGAAGCATTGGAATAATTGTCCATAGTTCAATTCatccttcatctcaaaaaaTGATTGATTGTGGCAGCTCACTCATGGGATTGACAACTTTATGCACACTTGTGTGACTTTCCTACTTTATATGGGCTTAAAACGAGATCAAAACACAATGGAATTATAGATTACATTTAGTTTGTAATGGTAACTAGTACACTGTTGTTTGGCTGTTCCTAGTTCTCCATTCGCATGATTATTGCGTAGaggaaatttgatttttccttcTCTTGGCATTTCAGGGATATTTTGAGACTTTCTGATGTTCTGAAAtccaaaaatgaagaaaacgaGGCATACTTATCTGAAATTGAGGTTAGTGCTCTTCAGCATATGCGGATGAGAGTTTTCCCTTGTCATCGGATAGTTCTGacattttattttgatttttcttaaGACAATTGGACAGGCATATGATGATATGCAAACTCAAAACCAACATCTACTGCAGCAAATTACTGAGAGAGATGACTATAACATTAAGGTGATTGACTTGCCATTTTCTTTTGTCTGAAGGTTAAATTTTATATGCTGTAATACCGAAGGGGAACAAAAAAACTCACAGGCATCAGTCCACATGGCATGCTAAAGTGTTGAATGATTATAAACATGTTCtaatattaggttttaatttGTGGCTCTTTTTGCAGCTTGTTTTAGAGGGGGTAAGGGCAAGACAACAGCAGAATGCTGTACTCATGGACAATAGGAAAATGGAGAGGGAGATTCAACAAGGCCATCATTCTCTTAATTTCTATAACATGAAAGCCGCTCGAATCGAAGATCAGGTACTTTTGAATCTTCTTTAAAACgttaaatttgattcatatggaGTTAAGTTAAACTGATTGTTCGATTCTTTCTTTACAGTTGAAAATATGCAAGGATCATGTTCAGAAAGTAGCAGAAGATAAGTTGCAAAAACAAATTACGTGGGAAAATACTCAAAAGAGATTGTTAGAAGTTCGAAGGCAATCTCAGCAGTTACGGGAGGCTTTAGCCGCATCACAATCTAAAGTTGGAGAAAGTCGAAAGGGTCTGTCAGAGCTGCAGTTGGAACTAGAGAAGGAACGGTATAGTAGATGTTCTGCACCCCCTCCTGCAAATCATTTTATAGTGGTGGTGTCAACTCATACTTTGTTATTCAATAGGtttgaaaagagaagaaaagaggagGAACTGGAAGTTTTAAAAAGAAAGGCTTCACGGCTTCGAGCAGAGACGGAGGCTTCATCAATTGTTGAAAAGCTTCAACAGGAACTTGGAGAATACAAGGAGATACTGAAATGTGATGTCTGCCTTGACAGGACAAAACAGGTATTAGCTGAATTAACTTCTATTTATACTTTATTTAGTTTATTTCCAGTTCAGCAATTCTTAGATTTTAGATGGTTAAAAATCTAAAATATCAACTTTTGGAGCCGAAAATGTCCAAATATCAGATGCTATGCAAGTTAATATGTGGAGCAACTAGGAAAATGTGAACATCAGTCTGACTTTACATTGAAATTTACTAATGACATACGTTAGgacattatttttcaaatttaggTAGAAAGTAAAGAATAAGGGCATCAAATGATATATGAAGCATCACAAATATGGATTTAATTTTAAGCGAAGGCAACTTGTATGTGAAATGGAACGCATTATTTTCAAGAGAAATGCTAATAACCTTCTCACTTACCTTCTCCTCTCAACCTTCTCAATTCTACTCATGCCATGTGTAATAAACTGACACCGAAAACTAAAattgtaattatatttaaatcccaatatttttcttcctttcttaaTGTAATTAAGGTTCTACTTTTTACGTAATTAAAGTTTTAGTTTTGCGTGCTAATGGAATACACGTGGCATGAGTAAAAGTGAGAAGGTTGAAATAAGAAGGTTGCTAGCTTTCCCCAATTAACAATTGTGGTTTTAAAGTCTTTttgctatttatttatttcctcTTCCACCATCCTTATCTTTTCGGAATTGAAATGTTAAAGTTCAGATGCCAGTGGCCAGTCAGTCATAGGAAAATTTATGTTACTATAATCATCATCGTTATTTTGGTGCCTCTGGTACAGCACttagtttcttttctttatctGAATGCCCAGGTTGTCATTACAAAATGCTATCACTTGTTCTGCAACCCTTGTGTGAAAAAGGTACTTGAAACTCGACAGAGGAAGTGCCCGAGGTGTGCTGTGAGCTTTGGACCTAATgatgtaaaacctgtatacatCTAAAAGGAGACGGATGAAACTTTCTTGAGATCAGCATCATGCATGTGAGGCAAGTGCAAACGATCCGAGACTTGAATTATGGGCTATTGCAGCTTCAAATGTAATTGTTATCGTAGTGAAAATTAGAAAAGCTTTGTTTAGAAAAGTAGCTCTCCCTTCCCCTCATGGATCGGTACAAATAACCTTAGTTTTGCTGGTTCTGCTTCTAGGATGTTAATATAACTGAGTTTTTCAGTGCAGCATAAAACTCTTTTTGGTTTTGCCCTTTTTAACTGGTTGGAGCCGTGGAATCTCACCTTATCGTCGGATTTATCTGATCTTGTCATACCGATTGTATTCCCAGAGGCGGTTTTGCCCGCGTGATCATAAAAGAATAAGATATTGTGTTGGGGACTGGCAGTCGGTGTTTATTTGTACCCGAGGGCTTTTGTTTCTGCTGAAAACAGATGAAGCTGTGTCCGAGCTATTGGCTGTACAGATTTTAGTTGATGTTTAGGGAGTTGTCTAAAGTAGCCTTGTTTTTGCTGTTTAATTTGTCATTTGGTAAGAGCAGTTGGTATGTAAATGTTGCTGAGATTGATTATTCATTTGGTTATAAATGCAAAGACGGTCTCGGTTTTGTTCATTTATTAGCTGTAAACTTCCTTTTTGTTCACCATTTGTTCTTTGTACGTTCGGTTTAAGCCTTCAGAGTTGTGAGCCTGTCAGCCTTCTTGCTTGCATTGGTTACAAGGAAAAATGACAGGGTGCGGAAGGGACAGGTGAGGCGCGAGAGGAAACAGACCAGTTTGAAGGAGAAAATGACTCTGCACTTTCAATAACAATTTCATCTGAGTTTACCAGTGCACCCATCTGTATGTTGATTCTTGAAAAAGAATAGCAGATAAATAACCCCGTTTCTCTTTTTGAAAAGTGATTTTCGTACATCTCTTTATGCTTCTCACACATTTGTTAATCTTGACCGttgattttgtttgatttattcaatttgataGCCAGAAATAGAGAGAGGTTTGAGAAGCTAAAAAGTGTGAAATCACTCTTCTTATTTATGTCCTTTAACTATGGAAAAACAGTATGTCAGTAACTAATTTGCCTTTAAGCTCTTCATCACAATGTAGTGCTGATTTCGTCTTCAATCCACTAAATCCTCGTCCTGAGTCAAATTCTTCATGTTCATTTGGTATAAATTAATGTAGAATATCTCAATATCATTTGTACTATAaaacacactaaagtaaaaTTTTTAGTTGTATCAAAATATTAGATCACTTGTATcgaaatattttatatttaatatcAATCCGCGTAATACAAGACACTTGTGATTCAAGTAACTATATGTGATGACCTAAGTTCAAACCTCTCATCTCTATTTAATATCTTTGTTTGGAGAGACCTCTTTCATAGCAAGAGATTTGTAGTTTAGTTAAGATCATTCACCCTTACATTCAAAATGCGGAGTTCAACTTTCGGCTTTCGTCATCATCCaatatcatttaatttttcaCAAACAAAGGAGAAGATAAAACATGGGTATGCTATGAGGTTGAAAAGTGATTTGCCATATCAGTTGTCTACAGATATAACAAATTGTTTTCTTTGAACACGATATTATCTACGGAAAGAGGATGAGTTTAGCCTTGCAATGGAAAACCTTTCGCTTGTAATGAAGAAAAAATAACGATAGACCGTAGTAGTCCTACTCCTAATGCATAATACGGTGTTGCATTATCCTCTCTCTCACACGGTATCATAGTCTCTACCCCCACTGTTGCTGAACGCAGAAGGCCAGCGACATTGATTGTTTATTTAGGAGAGAAGGGAGATGGTTTTGAAACAGAAGCTGCACGAGGCGTTCAAAGGAACGGTGGAGAAAATCACAGGTCCCCGCACCGTCTCCGCCTTCAAAGAGAAAGGCGTTCTCAGCGTCTCCGAGTTCGTCACCTCCGGCGATAACCCCGTCTCCAAATGCCCCACCTGGTCCTGGTATTCAAATTtcccctttctttttctctcaagttttttaattttatttccaaattccaattttgattaattctcTCAATTTTTCTGAAATTCGAGGtttatttcaatgtctaatcaGATAAAAATTACAGAAAGATGATAAATTGTGGCTATAATTCTTGTTAATTTCATTCGACTTTAACTTgcgtgtgtgttttttttgttcttcgcATTTGATTTTTGTTTCGGTATGTTTTGATTTTCCGTCCTGTTGATATGGTGTTAGGGAATCTGGTGAACCGAGCAAGAGGAAGCCATACTTACCACCGGAGAAGCAGTATTTGATTACTAGAAATGGTACAGTGACATCGTGTTGCGCTATTTCCTTACAATCCTTTTCTTGCATTGAATATAATGTTCAAACATATGAGTAATGGTAGTGTGTGCTTAGTGTTTTCCGCCTTTTCCTTTTAATCATTGATCATAATGGTCACCTATCTAGTGATCCTCTACACGGTTTTTGTAAATgaaagaaaaccaaagaaaggaaagttttttcttccaaaaagtTAAGTTAGGTCAATTAGTTTCCATAATCTTCACTGAGTCAAGAATCATATGAGCTAATCGCCTATTATTGTGTGTCTGCTCGTGTGCTTCACTCTCTCAATTTATGCATGTGCGTGCGAAGTCACTTGCCTCTCTTTATGCTTCAAATCTAAGCTCTGTGAGACTGCTGCCATTACTTGTTCCTCGTACCTTTATCTACACCGGGTAATCTGTTTGTTTTCATTCAGTGCCATGCTTACGAAGGGCTGCATCTTTGGAAGAGGAGTATGAAGCTGCTGGTACGGAACTTCTTCTTGATAATGAAGATAATGATGGCTGGTTGGCAACCCATGGGAAGCCGAAGGGTAGGTTACTTTGGTCAAAGTGCTATCCATACTTTCACAGAACCATTTACTTAGACGTTTTCTTATCTTTATAAGATAGAAGTGGTGAGGAGGAAAACTTACCCGCCATTGAAAGTTTAGAAATCAGCAAGAATAGGGATGTGAAGTCAGTCCCCTCACATGTTGGAGCAGAAGATGAAGACGATATTCCTAACATGGCTGACTTTGAAGAAGCTGACAACATCGAATTTGACCCTGTAAGTGTTTAGTTGGAGCGAAAAGATAGTTCTTGTCCCTTTAACACTCATGGCCATGATGCATATTGACCATGAAATTGATGCTTGCTCCATCAGTTTAGTATGTCATGTATGTTGGTTATATTGCAGAGAACATATCTTATTGCTCATGAACCTGACGATGACAATATTTTACGAACCCGAACATATGATGTTAGCATCACGTaagattatttttttgttttaactttttacCAGGTCCAACATTTTCCACATTTGAACTCGGTAGCATATTTCCTTTTACCAGGTCCAAAATTCTATGATAATGAAGTAGCTTTCAGGATAATTCAATTGTGAGGCAATTGAAGATTGCTTCAGTTTGTTGGTCTGTATAGTTAATTTAAAGTTGGCATCaatgatattatttatgttAGTCACTTGCAGGTATGATAAATACTACCAGACTCCTCGAGTGTGGCTTACTGGGTATGATGAGGTTGGTTTCAGTAACTagcaatttttcttttgaatggTTCTATGATTGTCAAGAATTTATGTCATTTGCTATTCGAGGCAGTTAAAGTTTTGCATGTTAAGAATGTTCTCCAGCCCAATTTATCAAGCTGGAGGCTGGATTTTGAGcttcaaatgaaaataaagGAATAAGAAAAACTTCTGAAAGAAGGTTGGAATTACAATAGGGGTGAATAAGCTGTCACCAAATATACAAAATGGTTGGCATGCAACTAACATTAAGGGACAACGAAAGGAGTACAATCATCTCAAGAAACAGCAAGCATCCAATTCATAGGAAACAGAAACATTTAATTTCAGTTGGTTCCTAGCTTGACTTATAGAGCTAAATACTCCAATGAAATAAACTCAAGAGTGTTTTTCCCTACGATCG
Proteins encoded in this region:
- the LOC126630554 gene encoding autophagy-related protein 3-like isoform X5 codes for the protein MVLKQKLHEAFKGTVEKITGPRTVSAFKEKGVLSVSEFVTSGDNPVSKCPTWSWESGEPSKRKPYLPPEKQYLITRNVPCLRRAASLEEEYEAAGTELLLDNEDNDGWLATHGKPKDRSGEEENLPAIESLEISKNRDVKSVPSHVGAEDEDDIPNMADFEEADNIEFDPRTYLIAHEPDDDNILRTRTYDVSITSKIL
- the LOC126630554 gene encoding autophagy-related protein 3-like isoform X7, whose product is MVLKQKLHEAFKGTVEKITGPRTVSAFKEKGVLSVSEFVTSGDNPVSKCPTWSWESGEPSKRKPYLPPEKQYLITRNVPCLRRAASLEEEYEAAGTELLLDNEDNDGWLATHGKPKDRSGEEENLPAIESLEISKNRDVKSVPSHVGAEDEDDIPNMADFEEADNIEFDPV
- the LOC126630554 gene encoding autophagy-related protein 3-like isoform X6, which encodes MVLKQKLHEAFKGTVEKITGPRTVSAFKEKGVLSVSEFVTSGDNPVSKCPTWSWESGEPSKRKPYLPPEKQYLITRNVPCLRRAASLEEEYEAAGTELLLDNEDNDGWLATHGKPKDRSGEEENLPAIESLEISKNRDVKSVPSHVGAEDEDDIPNMADFEEADNIEFDPRTYLIAHEPDDDNILRTRTYDVSITHLQV
- the LOC126630554 gene encoding autophagy-related protein 3-like isoform X3, encoding MVLKQKLHEAFKGTVEKITGPRTVSAFKEKGVLSVSEFVTSGDNPVSKCPTWSWESGEPSKRKPYLPPEKQYLITRNVPCLRRAASLEEEYEAAGTELLLDNEDNDGWLATHGKPKDRSGEEENLPAIESLEISKNRDVKSVPSHVGAEDEDDIPNMADFEEADNIEFDPRTYLIAHEPDDDNILRTRTYDVSITYDKYYQTPRVWLTGYDEVGFSN
- the LOC126630554 gene encoding autophagy-related protein 3-like isoform X2, coding for MVLKQKLHEAFKGTVEKITGPRTVSAFKEKGVLSVSEFVTSGDNPVSKCPTWSWESGEPSKRKPYLPPEKQYLITRNVPCLRRAASLEEEYEAAGTELLLDNEDNDGWLATHGKPKDRSGEEENLPAIESLEISKNRDVKSVPSHVGAEDEDDIPNMADFEEADNIEFDPSLAGMINTTRLLECGLLGMMRLVSVTSNFSFEWFYDCQEFMSFAIRGS
- the LOC126630554 gene encoding autophagy-related protein 3-like isoform X4 gives rise to the protein MVLKQKLHEAFKGTVEKITGPRTVSAFKEKGVLSVSEFVTSGDNPVSKCPTWSWESGEPSKRKPYLPPEKQYLITRNVPCLRRAASLEEEYEAAGTELLLDNEDNDGWLATHGKPKDRSGEEENLPAIESLEISKNRDVKSVPSHVGAEDEDDIPNMADFEEADNIEFDPVQHFPHLNSVAYFLLPVTCRYDKYYQTPRVWLTGYDEVGFSN
- the LOC126630554 gene encoding autophagy-related protein 3-like isoform X1 — protein: MVLKQKLHEAFKGTVEKITGPRTVSAFKEKGVLSVSEFVTSGDNPVSKCPTWSWESGEPSKRKPYLPPEKQYLITRNVPCLRRAASLEEEYEAAGTELLLDNEDNDGWLATHGKPKDRSGEEENLPAIESLEISKNRDVKSVPSHVGAEDEDDIPNMADFEEADNIEFDPVQHFPHLNSVAYFLLPGMINTTRLLECGLLGMMRLVSVTSNFSFEWFYDCQEFMSFAIRGS